The Mucilaginibacter terrae region TATGGATTTTCGGCACTGCAGCATAAATATGGTGAAACGCCAAAGCTTAGCAAAATTCTGGTAGCTTATTTTTACTCAAAACATTGGGGAGAATTAGGGCTTGAGCATCTTAAACAGTTAAATGCGATCAGAAATGAAGTAAAATTTCATGACGGTAATATTGTAGTGATTGATGCCGATGGTGATGAAAGAGGCTTGCAGCAATTGTTATGGGATAACAACCTTGTTTTGCCCATACATACCGATAATAACGCGCTTTTAGCCAAGCTATTCAAGGTGTATTCGGACGATAGCCCGGCCTGGAATTTTTATGGTGGCATTGACGTAAATGTACCGCTACCTGCAATTTTTGTGGTCGACCATTCCTTCAAAATTATTTTTGATTATAGCAACGAAGAATTGTTAAGCCGCATTCCTTCACAGGAAATAGTAAGTACAGTATTTCGTTCAAACAATTATTTAGCCGGAAAGCGGTCTGCCTAAAAACATA contains the following coding sequences:
- a CDS encoding redoxin domain-containing protein; the encoded protein is MKNASSKYPEFDHLELDTELEFDNIKSYKKLQPLKSGYNIALEVQQTAYGFSALQHKYGETPKLSKILVAYFYSKHWGELGLEHLKQLNAIRNEVKFHDGNIVVIDADGDERGLQQLLWDNNLVLPIHTDNNALLAKLFKVYSDDSPAWNFYGGIDVNVPLPAIFVVDHSFKIIFDYSNEELLSRIPSQEIVSTVFRSNNYLAGKRSA